One stretch of Gloeocapsa sp. DLM2.Bin57 DNA includes these proteins:
- a CDS encoding DUF2996 domain-containing protein — MVEEAKPQSKPPAAKKAKPPALEDKPFGEFIEQHFLGALEKALKSEGIEDIELKFTQDSLPIAGNGQNCWQVQGKFLDGQRRFNVYFLEESISGQKAFSYSTFNTSPSTIESFMIDERKITLDLLVLYTLQRLNGQKWLSRN; from the coding sequence ATGGTAGAAGAAGCTAAACCCCAAAGCAAGCCACCCGCGGCTAAGAAAGCAAAACCTCCCGCATTAGAAGATAAACCCTTTGGGGAATTTATCGAACAGCATTTTTTAGGTGCGCTGGAAAAGGCTTTAAAGAGTGAAGGGATAGAAGATATTGAGCTAAAATTTACCCAAGATAGTTTACCCATAGCAGGGAATGGTCAGAACTGTTGGCAAGTACAAGGAAAGTTTCTAGATGGTCAACGTCGTTTTAATGTTTATTTTCTAGAAGAGAGTATCAGTGGTCAGAAGGCTTTTTCTTATAGTACATTCAATACCAGTCCTAGTACGATTGAGTCTTTTATGATTGATGAACGTAAAATCACTCTAGATTTGCTGGTTTTATATACTCTACAACGTCTGAATGGTCAAAAGTGGTTAAGTAGGAATTAA
- a CDS encoding VOC family protein, with the protein MTAEFKHVMLMVKDVQATAKFYADGLGLPIRMSSPGWAELDANGTTIALHAAGEGVEGSNSPILSFHVTDVQDTLTKLESLGAKLEGRVREPSFGKVAAVRTPDGHLLSLLQPIAK; encoded by the coding sequence ATGACTGCTGAATTCAAACACGTAATGTTGATGGTCAAGGATGTACAAGCAACTGCTAAATTTTATGCAGATGGTTTGGGTTTACCGATTAGGATGTCTAGTCCTGGTTGGGCTGAATTAGACGCCAATGGGACGACGATCGCCCTTCACGCAGCGGGAGAAGGAGTAGAGGGGAGTAACTCACCTATCCTCAGTTTTCATGTCACCGATGTACAGGATACTTTGACTAAATTAGAGAGCTTAGGTGCTAAACTAGAGGGTAGAGTTAGAGAGCCTTCTTTTGGTAAAGTAGCAGCGGTAAGAACCCCTGATGGACACTTACTCAGTTTGTTACAACCTATAGCTAAATAG
- a CDS encoding UDP-N-acetylmuramoyl-tripeptide--D-alanyl-D-alanine ligase encodes MSLRFSLAQLSKIIRPSLIINSVDLTNRFLTGICTDSRCLEPDQAFLALKGENFNGHDFLDVAVSKGASVIIVDKLVSVSLLKQIPQFIVENTLEAYQEIALWWRNQLPIPIIAVTGSVGKTTTKELIAGVLSTQGEVLKTHANQNNEIGVPKTLLELEVKHDYGVIEMAMRARGEIALLTKIARPNIGVITNVGTAHIGRLGSTEAIAQAKCELLAQMSPEAIAILNYDNPRLIKTARAVWQGKTVTFGLEGGDVQGELINPDKLRVDGLEFPLPLPGRHNALNYLAALAVAKVLGIDLQPLTQGLIINIPKGRAKTYHLEPDIVILDETYNAGLESMEAALEMLKQSPGQRHIAVLGTMKELGDYSLEFHHRVGEKVKQLGIQCLCILADEPATEAIALGATGVETEIFRNHQELLNYLQGLIIPGDRLLFKASRSVQLDRVVQDLYNQWIKY; translated from the coding sequence ATGTCTTTACGGTTTTCTCTTGCTCAACTCAGTAAGATTATTAGACCTAGTCTAATTATCAATTCAGTAGATTTGACTAATCGTTTTCTCACAGGAATTTGTACAGATAGTCGTTGTTTAGAACCTGATCAAGCTTTTCTAGCTTTAAAAGGCGAAAATTTTAATGGTCATGATTTCTTAGATGTTGCTGTTAGTAAAGGTGCGAGTGTTATTATTGTAGATAAACTTGTTTCAGTGAGTTTACTTAAGCAAATACCACAATTTATCGTTGAAAACACCCTAGAGGCTTATCAAGAGATAGCCTTATGGTGGCGTAATCAACTGCCTATCCCGATTATTGCTGTAACTGGTTCAGTAGGAAAAACTACTACAAAAGAGTTAATTGCGGGGGTGTTAAGTACTCAGGGGGAGGTTTTAAAGACTCACGCTAACCAGAACAACGAGATTGGAGTACCCAAAACGCTCTTAGAGTTAGAGGTTAAGCATGACTACGGGGTGATTGAGATGGCTATGCGAGCTAGGGGCGAAATTGCCCTTCTTACAAAGATAGCTAGACCTAATATTGGGGTCATCACTAACGTAGGTACAGCTCACATAGGAAGGTTGGGTTCAACAGAGGCGATTGCACAGGCTAAATGTGAGTTACTAGCTCAAATGTCTCCAGAGGCGATCGCTATACTTAACTATGATAACCCAAGATTAATCAAAACGGCAAGAGCAGTTTGGCAAGGTAAAACGGTTACTTTTGGTTTAGAGGGTGGGGATGTACAAGGTGAGTTAATCAATCCAGACAAGTTGAGAGTAGATGGTTTAGAGTTTCCTTTACCGTTACCAGGGAGACATAACGCGCTTAATTATTTAGCAGCGTTAGCTGTAGCTAAAGTCTTAGGAATTGATCTACAACCATTAACTCAGGGGCTAATAATTAATATACCCAAGGGTAGGGCTAAAACCTATCACCTTGAACCAGATATTGTAATTTTGGACGAAACCTACAACGCGGGTTTAGAATCCATGGAAGCAGCTTTAGAAATGCTCAAACAATCCCCCGGTCAACGTCATATCGCTGTTTTAGGTACGATGAAGGAGTTAGGAGATTATAGTCTTGAGTTTCATCATCGGGTGGGTGAAAAGGTGAAACAATTAGGTATTCAATGTCTATGTATCTTAGCTGATGAACCTGCTACCGAAGCTATAGCATTAGGTGCTACTGGTGTTGAGACAGAAATATTTAGAAACCACCAAGAGTTGTTAAACTATTTACAAGGATTAATTATCCCTGGCGATCGCCTCTTATTTAAAGCTTCTCGTTCTGTACAATTAGATCGAGTAGTGCAAGACTTATACAATCAATGGATAAAATACTAG
- a CDS encoding HTTM domain-containing protein, with amino-acid sequence MDKILGFDLRSLAIFRLGIGAIVIIDLWIRWGDVKAHYSDSGIVPRKLLTDNFYWSINAISGYPWVQWLIFWVALLIAICFLVGYRTRLAAIATWVMMISLHNRNPFILFAGDDVLRALLFWSMFLPLGATYSFDSALNNHNQPLPKRWLSGATIALIFQICYFYMWSVAYKHQSPFWQNGDAVYYSLSFDYYATPVSNLLLSLPDSILKFLTWFTLWFELLGPLIVLLPLIPIFSAKICRYLAISLFVGLHFSFGLIFTIGLFPALGIITWLVFLPSEFWDGLQQRLDTPSRQGLKIYYDSDCGFCKKVVHLLRTLLILPKTPLLPAQDYPSIYTDLERYNSWVIEDCQSKRYYKWQGLTYVVSLSPVFFPLGIIMSQKLISFWGNKFYTAIANNRQLAGTFIKPLKFRPLILKSSLTLNIITLSLFALASLWNWRTFINTLYWRDDLRKPWVETQYQVLNRRTVNRLEPLAKLTRLDQSWSIFAPNPPMDDGWYVVTATLKDGSEVDILRNQIGTITWDKPTRKERNKVLKNMQWRSYFIRLNRSIGDILLPEFAAYLVREWNQNNLDSQHIKSLTIYFMDETTVSPGEKQTVTKVERYVIQFP; translated from the coding sequence ATGGATAAAATACTAGGTTTTGACTTGCGTTCCCTCGCTATATTTCGTTTAGGAATAGGGGCGATCGTCATAATTGATTTGTGGATACGTTGGGGAGATGTTAAAGCCCATTATAGCGACTCAGGGATTGTTCCGCGTAAGCTATTAACGGATAACTTCTATTGGTCTATTAATGCAATTAGTGGTTATCCTTGGGTACAGTGGTTGATTTTTTGGGTTGCTTTATTAATCGCTATCTGTTTTTTAGTGGGATATCGTACCAGATTAGCGGCGATCGCCACTTGGGTAATGATGATTTCCTTACACAATCGTAACCCTTTTATTTTGTTTGCAGGAGATGACGTTTTAAGGGCTTTATTATTTTGGTCGATGTTTTTACCTTTAGGGGCTACTTATTCTTTTGATAGTGCTTTAAATAATCATAACCAACCCTTACCAAAAAGATGGTTATCTGGAGCAACTATTGCTTTAATTTTCCAGATTTGTTACTTTTATATGTGGTCAGTAGCTTATAAGCATCAAAGTCCTTTTTGGCAAAATGGTGATGCTGTTTATTATTCTTTAAGTTTTGACTATTATGCAACTCCTGTGAGTAACTTATTACTATCTTTACCTGATAGTATTCTCAAGTTTTTAACCTGGTTTACCCTTTGGTTTGAACTTTTAGGACCATTGATTGTGTTATTACCCTTAATACCTATTTTCAGTGCAAAAATTTGTCGTTATTTAGCGATTAGTCTATTTGTGGGGTTACACTTTTCCTTTGGTTTAATCTTTACGATTGGTCTTTTTCCTGCTTTAGGAATTATTACTTGGTTAGTTTTTCTTCCTAGTGAGTTTTGGGATGGTTTACAGCAAAGGTTAGATACTCCTTCTCGACAAGGATTAAAAATTTACTATGACTCAGATTGTGGCTTTTGTAAAAAAGTCGTCCATTTATTAAGAACCTTATTAATTTTACCAAAAACTCCTCTCTTACCAGCCCAGGATTATCCTTCTATTTATACTGATTTAGAGAGATATAATTCTTGGGTTATAGAAGATTGTCAAAGTAAACGTTATTATAAATGGCAAGGTTTAACCTATGTAGTCAGTTTATCACCAGTTTTCTTCCCTTTAGGGATAATTATGAGTCAGAAGCTAATATCATTTTGGGGTAATAAATTCTACACAGCGATCGCCAATAATCGTCAACTAGCGGGAACTTTTATTAAACCTTTAAAATTTCGTCCCCTTATTCTCAAGTCTTCTTTAACTTTAAATATCATTACTTTGAGTTTATTCGCTTTAGCTTCTTTGTGGAATTGGCGAACTTTTATTAATACTCTATATTGGCGAGATGATTTAAGAAAACCTTGGGTAGAAACTCAATATCAAGTCTTGAATCGTCGTACTGTTAATAGATTAGAACCCTTGGCTAAACTAACTCGTTTAGATCAATCCTGGAGTATTTTTGCTCCTAATCCTCCTATGGATGATGGTTGGTACGTGGTTACAGCTACCTTAAAAGATGGCTCAGAAGTTGATATTTTACGCAATCAAATTGGAACAATTACTTGGGATAAGCCAACTAGAAAAGAAAGAAATAAAGTCTTAAAAAATATGCAATGGCGGTCTTATTTTATTAGATTAAATCGTTCAATCGGGGACATATTATTACCAGAATTTGCAGCTTATTTAGTAAGAGAATGGAATCAAAATAATCTAGATAGTCAACACATTAAAAGTTTAACCATTTATTTTATGGATGAAACCACTGTCTCTCCAGGAGAAAAACAAACTGTTACTAAGGTTGAACGTTATGTTATTCAATTCCCTTGA
- a CDS encoding MBOAT family protein, with product MLFNSLEFIFLFLPISLIVFFLLKQGRLIWLIITSLFFYAYWNPFYLPLMLFSILFNYQMGNVILATKPKSNQAKLFLGLGIGVNLLIIGYYKYADFFLDSLRINLSLTEIILPLAISFYTFTQIAYLVDVYRGETKENKYDLITYSLFVTFFPQLIAGPILRHDQLIPQLQKPAIFRLSQQNLAMGLSLFSLGLAKKVLIADHLSPWVSTVFNHSHEVVFIEAWVGVLAYTFQLYFDFGGYSDMAIGLGLLFNINLPINFNSPYKATSISDFWRRWHITLSNFLKDYLYIPLGGSRRSEIRRYGNLFTTMLLGGLWHGAGWTFVLWGGLQGMYLCINHAWSKLNKPLPGWLGWGLTFVAVVIGWGLFRAESLSDGIAIAQTLMGLHGIILPGEAEGKLAVITHLGIQLQSWTKLAYLPLVWESKSLSIIILAILTIIVAFTPNTQEIMAKFQPNWRWALVIGLLASVSLLSLNRVSEFLYFQF from the coding sequence ATGTTATTCAATTCCCTTGAGTTTATTTTCCTTTTTTTACCCATAAGTTTAATAGTATTTTTCCTACTCAAGCAAGGTAGATTAATCTGGTTAATCATAACTTCGTTGTTTTTTTATGCTTATTGGAATCCTTTTTATCTACCACTGATGTTGTTTTCTATCCTCTTTAACTATCAAATGGGAAACGTCATTTTAGCTACTAAACCCAAAAGCAATCAAGCTAAATTATTTCTAGGGTTAGGAATCGGAGTTAATTTACTGATAATTGGTTATTACAAATACGCTGATTTTTTTCTTGATTCTCTGAGAATTAACCTAAGCTTAACAGAGATAATCCTTCCTTTAGCCATTTCCTTCTATACCTTTACTCAGATTGCTTATTTAGTAGATGTTTATCGCGGAGAAACTAAAGAAAATAAGTATGACTTAATCACCTATAGTCTCTTTGTGACATTTTTTCCCCAATTAATCGCAGGTCCTATTTTACGTCATGATCAATTAATTCCCCAATTACAAAAACCTGCAATATTTCGACTCTCTCAACAAAATCTGGCGATGGGATTGAGTTTATTTAGCTTAGGATTGGCTAAAAAAGTCCTCATTGCTGATCATCTTTCTCCTTGGGTATCAACAGTATTTAATCACTCTCATGAGGTGGTATTTATTGAAGCTTGGGTGGGAGTATTAGCTTATACCTTTCAGCTTTATTTTGATTTTGGGGGTTATTCGGATATGGCGATTGGTTTGGGTTTATTATTTAATATCAATCTTCCTATTAATTTTAACTCTCCCTATAAGGCTACCTCAATTAGTGATTTTTGGCGCAGATGGCATATTACTTTGTCTAATTTTCTGAAAGATTATCTGTATATCCCTTTGGGGGGAAGTCGTCGCAGTGAAATCCGTCGCTATGGTAATTTGTTCACCACTATGTTACTAGGTGGGCTATGGCATGGTGCAGGGTGGACTTTTGTACTTTGGGGAGGGTTACAGGGAATGTATCTCTGTATTAATCACGCTTGGAGTAAATTAAATAAACCTCTTCCTGGTTGGTTAGGGTGGGGGTTGACTTTTGTTGCAGTAGTGATAGGGTGGGGATTATTTCGGGCTGAAAGTTTATCTGATGGGATAGCGATCGCCCAAACTCTAATGGGTTTACATGGTATTATTTTACCTGGTGAAGCAGAGGGTAAGTTAGCGGTTATCACTCATTTAGGGATACAACTACAATCCTGGACTAAGTTAGCTTATTTACCCCTAGTTTGGGAAAGTAAATCTCTAAGTATAATAATTTTAGCTATACTGACAATTATTGTTGCCTTTACTCCGAATACCCAAGAAATTATGGCTAAGTTTCAACCTAACTGGAGATGGGCTTTAGTTATCGGTTTATTAGCCAGTGTATCCCTATTGTCTCTGAATCGAGTTTCTGAATTTTTATACTTTCAATTTTAA
- a CDS encoding glycosyltransferase, whose protein sequence is MSIEVSIVIPMYNEESNLDYLFERLFIVINNLAITYEIICINDGSKDETLSKLLQYHQRYPVIKVINLSRNFGKEIALSAGIDYANGNAVIPIDADLQDPPELIVELLQKWREGYDVVYATRKSRQGESWLKRFTAKAFYQTISNLSPIAIPPNTGDFRLLDRQVIEAIKQMPEKTRFMKGLFAWVGFKQTSVLFERQPRFQGKTSWNYWRLWNLAIEGITSFSSLPLKIWSYLGLFISFISLLYASFLVLRTLIFGIDVPGYASLIVAILFLGGIQLISLGIIGEYLSRVYEEVKRRPLYLIRESYGFSKDKQDNPPN, encoded by the coding sequence ATGAGTATTGAGGTTTCCATAGTTATTCCTATGTATAACGAAGAGTCTAATCTTGACTATCTCTTTGAGAGATTGTTTATAGTGATAAATAATTTAGCAATAACTTACGAAATTATCTGTATCAACGATGGGAGTAAAGACGAGACATTATCTAAATTACTGCAATATCATCAACGCTATCCCGTGATTAAGGTTATTAATCTTTCTCGGAATTTTGGTAAAGAAATTGCCCTGAGTGCGGGAATAGACTACGCTAATGGTAATGCGGTTATTCCTATTGACGCGGATTTACAAGATCCACCAGAATTAATTGTGGAGTTATTACAGAAATGGCGAGAAGGTTATGATGTTGTTTACGCTACTAGAAAATCTCGTCAAGGGGAGAGTTGGTTAAAACGTTTTACCGCTAAAGCTTTTTATCAAACTATCAGTAATTTAAGCCCTATTGCCATTCCCCCGAATACTGGTGACTTTCGTTTACTCGATCGCCAAGTAATAGAAGCAATCAAGCAAATGCCCGAAAAAACTCGCTTTATGAAGGGATTATTCGCTTGGGTGGGTTTTAAGCAAACTTCGGTGTTATTTGAACGTCAACCGCGTTTTCAGGGGAAAACTAGCTGGAATTATTGGCGATTATGGAATTTAGCGATCGAGGGTATTACTTCTTTTAGTTCTCTTCCTCTGAAAATTTGGAGTTATTTAGGTTTATTTATCTCTTTTATCTCTTTATTGTATGCTAGTTTTTTAGTGTTGCGTACCCTTATTTTTGGTATTGATGTTCCAGGTTACGCTTCACTTATTGTGGCTATTTTATTCTTAGGGGGTATCCAACTAATTAGTTTAGGAATTATTGGAGAATACCTGAGTCGTGTTTATGAAGAAGTTAAAAGAAGACCTTTATATCTAATCAGAGAATCCTATGGTTTTAGCAAAGATAAACAAGATAATCCACCCAACTAA